One Scyliorhinus canicula chromosome 12, sScyCan1.1, whole genome shotgun sequence genomic region harbors:
- the LOC119974715 gene encoding B-cell CLL/lymphoma 7 protein family member B-like isoform X3 yields the protein MQPRMHSIWIREKKWVTVGDTSLRIFKWVPVTDPKEDIRAPRMAQLDKSKSKNSHETKDSKGDKGFPLLPVSDNSSSPILLELNDETSNQSSLSDAYQVKVDSSTNSSPSPEQSEPVSPTLLSDFKADDSQPPMLGQEIMEEPSLPSSEVGDDPPMLTKEELVPLQPQVVEEEDDEDSGAPPLKRVCTGQNAVSQPVTES from the exons CAACctaggatgcattccatctggATCAG GGAGAAGAAATGGGTGACGGTGGGTGATACATCGTTGCGGATCTTTAAATGGGTGCCAGTGACTGACCCCAAAGAG gaCATCCGAGCTCCTCGAATGGCTCAATTG GACAAGTCAAAATCGAAGAACAGTCATGAAACAAAAGATTCAAAGGGAGACAAAGGCTTCCCGCTGCTGCCTGTGTCTGATAACAGTTCCTCCCCCATTCTTCTGGAGCTGAATG atgagactagTAATCAGAGCTCCCTGTCAGATGCCTACCAGGTAAAAGTGGACAGCAGTACAAACTCGAGCCCCAGCCCGGAGCAAAGTGAACCCGTCAGCCCAACCCTTCTGTCTGATTTTAAAGCAGATGATTCTCAACCTCCCATGCTTGGGCAGGAAATCATGGAAG AACCTTCCCTTCCTTCCTCAGAAGTAGGAGATGACCCTCCAATGCTCACAAAGGAGGAGCTGGTTCCCTTGCAGCCTCAG GTCGTGGAAGAGGAGGACGATGAAGATTCAGGGGCACCACCACTGAAGAGGGTTTGCACTGGACAGAATGCCGTGAGCCAGCCAGTAACTGAGAGCTAA